The proteins below are encoded in one region of Triticum aestivum cultivar Chinese Spring chromosome 1B, IWGSC CS RefSeq v2.1, whole genome shotgun sequence:
- the LOC123102247 gene encoding MDIS1-interacting receptor like kinase 2-like, with translation MPSCSPPLLYLYPLLVSCLLLLKEAHAARHGGISLRSQHKALLHWKATLASPPLQMSSWQENTSPYNWIDRPCNWTGIMCTAVHHGRRRPWVVTNISLPNAGIRGQLGELNFSALPFLAYIDLSNNSLHGALPGSISSLTSLSVLVLHHNQLIGKIPYEIGGLESLSLLELSFNRLTGHIPASLCNLTMLTDLLINQNMLSGLIPKEIGRLVNLQILQLSNSALSGMIPKTLGNLTQLNTLYLFGNQLSGPIPQELGRLVRLQVLGLNSNDFSGPIPIFIVNLTKMNQPFLYGNQITGSIPPELGNLAMLNQLILDENQISGPIPIELGSLLNLQMLDLSNNQITGTIPQEIGNLMNLVDLELSLNQISGSIPKTFGKLQRLQSLELFNNKLSGSLPQEFGDLINLVELGLERNSLSGPLPANICSGGRLRYLNVFSNMFNGPIPRSLKTCIGLRKLSLDSNQLTGDISQDFDVYPQLIWMILSSNRLSGQISENLGASNQLTQLHLQKNMITGSIPPILSKLSNLEELRLEYNHLSGEIPPEMCTFANLYVLNLSSNQLSGSIPTQIEKLSNLGYLDISGNMLSGSIPKELGDCMRLLFLKINNNNFNGSLPSEIGNLAGLQIKLDVSNNNLSGVLPQQLGKLEMLEFMNLSHNQFNGSIPSSFASMVSLSTLDVSYNDLEGPLPTTRLLQNASASWFLHNKGLCGNISGMTPCYSTPVAGHHKRKILGLLLPILLVVGFSIVAAIVVIIMLNHNKRKPQERVTAERRDLFCVWNFDGRLAFDDIVRATEDFDDKYIVGTGGYGKVYRAQLEDGQLVAVKKLHQTEEELDDERRFHSEMEILTQIRQRSIVKMYGFCSHRAYKFLVYNYIQQGSLHRTLENEELSKELDWHKRIALANDVAQAISYLHHECSPPIIHRDITSNNILLDTSFKGFVSDFGTARILKPDSSNWSALAGTYGYIAPELSYTSVVTEKCDVYSFGVVVLELVMGKHPRDLLDGTLSNGEQVILVKDILDQRLTTPTTEENQLALLIKLAFSCLESSPQARPSMREAYQMLIERPSSSSCSVPFSALPLQQAVLVHPPAQAEESKHSKLVYCTGWGISSRAKKQPAGITATSPWLHKHLACKRTGVGLVVDGVSRTPAPSLRHDADESTSHATKHASASGRHRRSPPDAAPHAPPAVAAPASSGRSTHAPPAAAVAAPPQPPGRACLQLPLPSRRRQACACVFGSYQFGPAYKGI, from the exons CCCTTGCAACTGGACGGGCATCATGTGCACGGCTGTTCACCATGGCCGTCGTAGGCCCTGGGTGGTAACCAACATCTCCCTGCCGAATGCTGGCATCCGTGGCCAGCTTGGTGAGCTCAACTTCTCGGCTCTTCCATTCCTCGCATATATTGACCTCAGCAACAACAGTCTGCATGGTGCACTGCCCGGTAGTATCAGCTCCCTGACATCACTTTCGGTACTTGTCCTTCACCACAACCAGCTCATAGGGAAAATTCCTTATGAGATTGGTGGCCTGGAAAGTCTAAGCCTTCTTGAGCTCTCGTTTAACAGACTCACAGGACATATCCCTGCATCTCTGTGTAACCTAACAATGTTAACTGATCTTCTCATTAACCAAAACATGCTATCAGGTCTCATTCCTAAGGAGATTGGAAGGCTTGTCAACCTACAAATTCTACAGCTAAGCAACAGCGCCTTAAGTGGCATGATACCAAAAACCCTTGGAAACCTAACCCAACTAAATACTTTGTACCTCTTTGGTAATCAACTTTCAGGGCCTATACCCCAAGAGCTAGGCAGGCTAGTCCGTTTGCAAGTTCTTGGGCTTAATTCAAATGATTTTTCAGGCCCAATTCCAATCTTCATAGTCAATCTCACTAAGATGAACCAGCCTTTTCTCTATGGAAATCAAATAACAGGCTCGATACCCCCAGAACTAGGAAACCTCGCTATGCTAAACCAACTTATTCTCGACGAAAATCAAATATCTG gcccaataCCTATAGAATTGGGCAGCTTGCTGAATCTCCAGATGTTAGACTTGTCCAACAACCAAATAACCGGTACCATTCCCCAAGAGATTGGCAATCTAATGAACCTCGTAGATTTAGAATTGTCTCTGAACCAAATTTCGGGATCAATACCAAAAACTTTTGGGAAGTTGCAAAGGCTGCAAAGTCTGGAACTCTTCAATAACAAGTTATCAGGTTCTCTTCCTCAAGAATTTGGAGATCTCATAAACCTTGTTGAACTTGGGCTGGAAAGAAACTCACTTTCAGGACCTTTACCCGCAAATATATGTTCAGGTGGCAGACTTCGATATCTCAATGTCTTTTCTAATATGTTCAATGGCCCCATTCCAAGGAGTTTAAAGACATGTATAGGTTTGCGTAAACTTTCCCTTGACAGCAACCAACTAACAGGAGACATCTCTCAGGATTTTGATGTGTATCCACAACTCATATGGATGATCTTGTCATCGAATAGACTCTCAGGGCAGATCTCAGAAAACCTAGGTGCAAGTAACCAGCTAACACAACTACATCTCCAAAAAAATATGATCACAGGTTCCATACCTCCAATCCTTTCTAAATTGTCCAACCTAGAAGAACTAAGACTTGAGTATAATCATCTCAGCGGTGAAATTCCACCAGAAATGTGCACTTTTGCAAATCTATATGTGCTGAACTTATCGTCGAACCAATTATCCGGGTCTATACCTACACAGATAGAAAAGCTGAGCAATCTAGGATACCTTGATATATCTGGGAACATGCTAAGTGGATCAATACCTAAGGAACTAGGGGACTGCATGAGACTATTGTTCTTAAAGATCAACAACAACAATTTCAATGGGAGTTTGCCCAGTGAGATTGGAAATTTAGCAGGCCTGCAAATCAAGTTAGATGTGAGCAACAATAACCTTAGTGGTGTGTTGCCGCAACAACTTGGGAAGTTGGAGATGCTAGAATTTATGAATTTATCACATAATCAGTTCAATGGCAGCATTCCATCCTCCTTTGCAAGCATGGTGAGTCTTTCAACACTTGATGTGTCCTACAATGACTTGGAAGGACCACTCCCAACAACACGGCTACTCCAAAATGCTTCAGCAAGTTGGTTTCTTCACAATAAAGGTCTGTGCGGCAACATCTCTGGCATGACACCTTGTTATTCAACTCCAGTAGCTGGTCACCATAAACGGAAGATACTTGGTTTGCTTTTGCCAATTCTTCTTGTGGTGGGTTTCAGCATTGTTGCTGCAATTGTTGTCATAATAATGCTTAATCATAACAAGAGAAAACCTCAAGAAAGGGTTACTGCTGAAAGAAGGGACCTATTCTGTGTTTGGAATTTTGATGGAAGATTAGCATTTGACGACATTGTAAGGGCGACAGAAGACTTTGATGATAAGTACATCGTTGGAACGGGAGGATACGGCAAAGTCTACAGGGCACAACTCGAAGATGGGCAGCTGGTTGCTGTGAAGAAGCTTCATCAGACCGAAGAAGAGTTAGATGATGAAAGAAGATTTCATAGTGAAATGGAAATCTTAACACAGATCCGACAACGAAGCATTGTCAAAATGTATGGATTCTGCTCCCATCGAGCATATAAATTTCTTGTCTACAACTACATTCAGCAGGGAAGCCTCCACAGGACATTGGAAAATGAGGAACTATCAAAGGAACTGGATTGGCACAAGAGAATTGCTCTTGCAAATGATGTGGCTCAAGCAATATCTTATTTGCACCACGAATGCAGTCCACCTATAATCCATCGAGATATCACGAGCAACAACATCTTACTTGATACATCCTTCAAGGGTTTTGTCTCGGATTTCGGCACAGCAAGGATTCTTAAGCCTGATTCATCAAACTGGAGTGCACTTGCAGGAACGTATGGCTACATAGCTCCTg AATTGTCGTACACATCTGTTGTGACAGAGAAATGCGATGTCTATAGCTTTGGAGTGGTTGTGCTAGAGCTAGTGATGGGGAAGCATCCAAGGGATCTATTAGACGGTACTTTGTCAAACGGAGAACAAGTCATACTGGTGAAAGATATTCTGGACCAACGACTGACAACACCAACAACTGAAGAGAATCAGTTAGCTCTGCTCATCAAGCTGGCCTTTTCTTGCTTGGAATCTTCTCCACAAGCAAGGCCTAGCATGCGGGAGGCATACCAAATGCTCATCGAGCGACCCTCCTCCAGTTCATGTTCTGTGCCTTTCAGCGCACTTCCGTTACAACAA GCAGTCCTAGTTCATCCTCCTGCACAAGCAGAGGAAAGCAAGCACAGCAAATTAGTCTACTG TACTGGTTGGGGAATCAGCAGCCGCGCAAAGAAGCAACCGGCGGGAATCACGGCAACCTCTCCATGGCTGCACAAGCACCTTGCGTGCAAGCGGACAGGAGTTGGCCTTGTCGTGGACGGAGTTTCCCGCACGCCGGCGCCGTCGTTGCGGCATGACGCTGATGAGTCCACTTCTCACGCGACGAAGCATGCATCCGCCTCCGGCCGTCACCGCCGCTCCCCTCCAGATGCCGCCCCGCACGCGCCTCCAGCCGTCGCCGCGCCAGCCTCCAGCGGCCGCTCCACGCACGCGcctccagccgccgccgtcgccgctcccCCTCAGCCGCCGGGCCGCGCGTGCCTCCAGCTGCCGCTCCCTTCCAGACGCCGCCAGGCGTGTGCGTGTGTGTTCGGTTCGTATCAATTTGGTCCAGCCTATAAAGGTATTTGA